One window from the genome of Paramisgurnus dabryanus chromosome 24, PD_genome_1.1, whole genome shotgun sequence encodes:
- the aspm gene encoding abnormal spindle-like microcephaly-associated protein isoform X2 encodes MSLKIAQAECLEFSPTFDSHSNVSRGETGKENNNSIPVLSLVQFSRSPFVSFGTIKLGSSKSVPLRIENPTEDVSATVVVDKISTSKGFSVDRTSFTIQPDDSIILNVTWTPVDEGGVRELLCFVANGIVKHQAILLGKAEATKKKKKTLWDSIKSKRGVPAPSKENKLASASIKAANKTFHVSRQSQYSKDRTSNPLSPLNRERTINGSNAVTRKQQSTPPQMMSKPTFVTENFNDEHLQKNSPVVVLIPADQLLNTPDKKDAPFLRKAECKEIKRVLNKTLSPISTPDRLRNPLSSCFQSPLPVIGKLDEEPEKPSLSVKDALDVIGSDLSRAVSPPNACSSFDFSDSLESEKQHSDSTFRVTVDISPPHEAIHPRLTYCVKPNKAIGVESNDNFRLKMTAFSTATVTKFNKVDDTLDPDVLRSKVCVNCTTVTKSKAESSVESPGLRKKKTSRRRLLERTLELSEPSNAESNTSSPESNSASPVISPDLSPDEEKPTAYLSLPVDQPLLSCISPIRSEVLPCVSTNQSTSLDLSTDKGPSCLSLDQFPVQSRTSVPNKKRKSDEFFRDHPEDGLNVQAKKCRAPSRVKETKKPNQEKTFSLKSTSAECSGQQQKFTASSRKFTRPQPKKSLPKSTPNVGRSVKSLSGSTRKAVKVVAVAQAKLTFMKTTHTVIPRHPLPFAAKNMFYDERWIEKQESGFTWWMNYVLTPDDFKVATEVTKVNALSLTLGNEKFNIPKAPTKEEMSFRTYTARQRLNRLRRAACKLFTSDAMVKAIQRLELEVEAKRLLVRKDRHLWKDIGERQKVLNWLLSFNPLWLRIGLETIFGELISLESNSDVVGLAMFILGRLLWNPDIAAEYRHAKVPNLYRDGHEEALSRFTLKKLILLVCFLDKAKESRLIQHDPCLFCMDAEFKSSKDLLLAFSRDFLSGEGILSRHLGHLGLAVSHVQTPLDEFNFAVKNLAVDLRCGIRLVRVMELFTLDWTLSRKLRIPAISRLQKVHNVDVALQVLKDKGVDLRDEHGATIDSRDIVDGHREKTLNLLWKIIFTFQVEVLLDESQLKEEISFLRKTWRTKQKLASLIANKGAVVTKMKATQAFEHHSQKVTLLLDWVNAVCEFYNLKAENFTVSFSDGRVLCYLIHHYHPGYLPVENIQHKTTQTIECGQRGRVELNNSSSESDCSFDTMPSMQESASVDFKELLENEKSNFQLVNTAVSYLGGVPAMINPEDMSNTIPNEKVVTCYLSFLCARLLDLRNETRAARVIQGAWRRYKLQKDIELNRQKNLAATKIQTLVRSFIMKRRLIRQNKAAIVIQAFWRRHAAQEMLRVLKQEREFALQNAAATLIQKKYKAWRIQALIKKNHAASLIQATFRKWHAKKVMERSSAALRIQTWYRMQRCTKQYMEMKRKTICIQAWLRGHHQRCKFQTLKKRHRASIVIQSAFRAYLVRRQISKMEQKAVLIQRWFRACMLRKAERKRYLEVKSAVLTVQAAFRGWHVRRTVAQRNQAALLIQTAFRRFSARKNFMLLKRSAMVLQQRYRAKMVGNKLRLEYKALKVASVTIQAAWRGRAARRKLYHLNRCAEIIQSHYRRYVAQTQFMEMKRAAVVIQRRYRAFREGKKIYAEYNEMKRAAVVLQSAYRGQKARQEIQKRNQAAILIQSVIRAYICRRTFLARKHAAVVVQQRYRAFALGQSHRVRYLQLKQATIKLQALYRGFKIRQNLKRENQAATIIQAQFRMHKVRIFFLAAKFAAIIIQQRYRAFKAGKSMRDSYSQMKNAAVVIQSAFRGMKVRKCLREMHQAATVIQAHFHGHVQLKLYQKQRWAASVFQQRFRAYKTGKSIRDSYLKMQNAAVVIQSAFRGMKVRKHLREMHQAATVIQAHFRGHLQLIQYQKQQWAASVLQQQYRAYKTGKSMRDSYSQMKNAAVVIQSAFRRMNDRRRLREMQQAATVIQAHFRGLLQLKQYQKQQWAASVLQQRYRAYKTGKSMQDSYLRMKNAAVVIQSAFMGMKVRKRLREMHQAATVIQAHFRGHLQLIQYQKQQWAASVLQQRFRAYKTGKSMRYSYLRMKNAAVVIQSAFMGMKVRKRLREMHQAATVIQAHFRGYLQLKQYQKQQWAASVLQQRFRAIVAKNATLKQYVALKTSALRIQSAFRGMMVRKQIAEKHKSAVIIQKTYRMYKQRLDYLSLRNATMCIQQQYRAILSARQQRKAYCSLRTAAITLQSVYRGMRTRKEIHKRHEAATVIQASYRMYRTRVPFQAMRLAAIVIQRQYRCHLLRKEARENFLRLRHSATAIQAIYRGNCTRRNIAKMHAAATIIQRKFLAYKARQSFLSIQAAVQFCQRHYRSVLAARRDRKDYLVKRHAVLVIQSGFRGLQVRQQIRREHAAATIIQSHVRKCIFKLRFQRLRWAVNTIQQRFRAIKIMRQEMAVLKEKKNAAVIIQSAFRGMKVRNHLQEMHQAATVIQAHLRGHLQLKRYQKQQWAASILQKRYRAIVTKRQEIAALKEKKNAAVILQAAYRGMKSRQTLKQMHQAATIIQKTFRACSARKRYLAMKYAAIAIQQRFRAANAAKMQRKHFLEMRQAALVVQACFRGHKVRRTLLRQHQAAILIQSYFRRHREMAKFQAMRLSAIIIQSHYRSHIQTKADRESFLCLRKSAIVIQATFRGHSVRRQLAEKQKAIIIIQAVYRMHQQRNAFKRQQWAARVLQQRFRSLKLRDEQVQRYQQAKKAAVCLQQAFRGMKARKLARRTNAARTIQSYLRMHLQRQQFLKEKAAAIVIQSAYRGYCTRVQHAKMQESAMLIQKWYRSQKLVQEERNGFLALKHATLTLQSALRGMLARRLAKRKQAAIKIQSVLRMQIYRKRYVVLRSSVVKLQAQYRMLAAQRRYRRLQAAAVTLQKHYRAQRAKTEQRCSYLKTLQSIKILQARIRGLFEYRRFQRLRASAMTIQAHYRGMLERRKFQLLKESVCVIQTHYRAFRLCQKERAQFLQLRRSAVVIQTAFRAYQTRQHAVQTQAACKIQAWFRGCLARRNYTLKRAAIATINRCVQARRQRLRFQAVQRSVRIIQQRWRETLIARKQRSGFLKFRKSVICIQALWRGVRVRDSIQKEIKAAVTIQSAFRSFSQRCQYKQQIAAAVTLQRRFRALQLARAKKENLRKRCDAAVCLQAACRGWLARRRIKEVVAAARRHRFSAAVYHHLCAIRIQRAVRAHWTLKAAKRQISVVLYIQQCFRANLQRKRYLKDRRDIIKTQRAVRTWLNRRNQAAVTIQHAVKKFLLKCRKEKLQRGIIKAQALWRGHRSRKLHDTSKVISIRRRFREINRNVKEEDKLCNKTNTALSYLLGYQNYAYILAALKHLETATRLSPECCERLVESGATRTIFILIRSCNRSVPSMEIITLSIQVLLNLSKYHRTIDAVYAVEDSVETLLDLLQIYREKAGDKVADKGGSIFTKACFLLVLLVQDERRAMEVRNLPKTSDRIRSICRLTLRKCKMDAERTKVKQKMNASLNGSFLPQATPRKSKPVARFAPDWVLRRDKMKDIVDPLRAIQTLANALSIVP; translated from the exons ATGTCGCTAAAAATCGCGCAAGCGGAGTGTTTGGAGTTTAGTCCGACTTTTGATTCTCACAGTAACGTTAGTCGGGGTGAAACCGGAAAggaaaataataattcaattcCCGTACTGTCTTTAGTTCAGTTTTCAAGGTCTCCTTTCGTGTCATTTGGGACGATCAAGTTAGGATCATCTAAATCGGTGCCTTTACGGATTGAAAATCCCACTGAAGATGTGTCGGCGACAGTCGTAGTGGATAAAATATCAACAAGCAAAGGCTTTTCAGTTGATCGGACGTCTTTCACGATACAG CCTGACGATAGCATTATATTAAATGTCACATGGACACCAGTGGATGAAGGTGGAGTTCGTGAGCTCCTCTGCTTTGTTGCAAATGGCATTGTCAAACATCAAGCCATACTGCTTGGAAAAGCAGAGGCAACCAAAAAGAAAAAG AAAACCCTGTGGGATTCAATTAAATCGAAAAGAGGGGTTCCAGCGCCctcaaaagaaaataaattgGCATCGGCGTCGATTAAAGCGGCAAATAAAACCTTTCACGTGTCTCGGCAGTCTCAATACAGCAAGGACAGAACATCGAACCCTTTATCGCCATTAAACCGAGAAAGGACAATCAATGGATCCAATGCTGTCACGAGAAAACAACAGTCCACCCCTCCTCAGATGATGTCAAAGCCCACATTTGTAACGGAGAACTTTAATGATGAACATTTACAGAAAAACTCTCCGGTTGTTGTTTTAATACCAGCAGACCAATTACTCAATACACCTGATAAAAAGGATGCGCCTTTTTTACGTAAAGCAGAGTGCAAAGAAATAAAAAGGGTTTTGAATAAAACCCTGTCTCCTATTAGCACCCCAGACAGGTTAAGAAATCCACTGTCGTCATGCTTTCAAAGTCCACTTCCTGTGATTGGAAAACTGGATGAAGAACCCGAGAAACCATCTTTGTCCGTAAAAGATGCTCTGGATGTTATAGGATCTGACCTGTCGCGTGCCGTGAGCCCTCCAAATGCTTGCTCAAGCTTTGATTTTTCCGACTCTCTTGAGTCTGAGAAGCAACATTCAGATTCGACCTTTAGAGTCACCGTTGATATTTCTCCACCACATGAAGCTATACACCCAAGGCTGACTTACTGCGTAAAACCCAACAAAGCCATAGGTGTTGAATCAAATGATAATTTCCGGCTCAAGATGACAGCTTTCAGCACGGCCACGGTGACCAAGTTTAATAAAGTGGATGACACCCTGGATCCTGATGTTTTGAGGTCTAAGGTTTGTGTTAATTGCACCACTGTGACCAAAAGCAAAGCAGAATCCTCTGTCGAGAGTCCGGGTTTGCGTAAGAAGAAAACTTCAAGGCGCAGGCTCCTCGAAAGGACCTTGGAGCTCTCCGAGCCTAGTAATGCAGAATCCAACACAAGTTCTCCTGAAAGCAACTCGGCTTCACCGGTCATAAGTCCTGATTTAAGTCCTGATGAAGAGAAGCCAACTGCATATTTATCTCTTCCTGTTGATCAACCTTTGTTGTCTTGCATTTCGCCCATACGCTCTGAAGTGTTACCTTGTGTTAGTACTAATCAGTCAACTAGTCTGGATTTATCAACCGATAAAGGACCTTCGTGTCTTTCTCTGGATCAGTTTCCTGTCCAATCCaggacatctgtgccaaataaaaagagaaaaagtgATGAATTTTTTAGAGATCACCCAGAAGACGGGTTAAATGTCCAAGCTAAAAAGTGCCGTGCCCCATCACGGGTGAAAGAAACTAAGAAACCGAACCAAGAAAAGACTTTCAGTTTGAAGTCTACATCAGCGGAATGTAGTGGACAACAGCAGAAATTTACAG CAAGCTCAAGAAAGTTCACAAGACCTCAACCGAAGAAATCCCTTCCAAAATCAACTCCAAATG TTGGCCGGTCTGTGAAGTCACTAAGTGGTTCAACTCGAAAGGCTGTAAAAGTTGTGGCTGTGGCGCAAGCCAAGCTGACCTTTATGAAAACAACACATACAG TCATACCAAGGCACCCGCTGCCATTTGCCGCAAAGAACATGTTTTATGACGAGCGATGGATCGAAAAGCAGGAGAGTGGCTTCACCTGGTGGATGAATTATGTTCTAACTCCTGACGATTTCAAAGTTGCCACTGAAGTTACCAAGG TGAATGCCTTGTCTTTAACCTTGGGAAATGAGAAATTCAACATACCCAAAGCACCAACAAAAGAGGAGATGTCTTTTAGGACCTACACAGCCCGTCAACGACTAAACCGCCTTCGGCGAGCAGCTTGCAAGCTTTTTACATCTGATGCCATGGTAAAAGCCATCCAAAGACTGGAACTGGAAGTGGAAGCCAAGAGACTGCTTGTGCGAAAGGACCGACATCTTTGGAAAGACATCG GTGAACGGCAGAAGGTTCTCAATTGGCTTTTGTCGTTCAATCCACTTTGGCTGCGAATTGGGCTTGag ACAATCTTTGGAGAGCTGATATCACTTGAAAGCAACAGTGATGTTGTAGGACTGGCCATGTTTATTCTTGGACGTCTGCTTTGGAACCCAGACATTGCTGCTGAGTACagacatgcaaaagtgccaaattTGTACAGAGATG GCCACGAGGAAGCGCTCTCTCGGTTCACCTTAAAGAAACTTATCCTGCTGGTATGTTTTCTGGATAAGGCCAAAGAGTCAAGACTCATTCAGCATGATCCCTGTTTGTTCTGCATGGATGCTGAATTCAAG TCGAGTAAAGATCTGCTGCTTGCGTTCTCACGAGACTTTCTCAGCGGTGAAGGGATTTTGTCACGTCACCTCGGTCACCTGGGCTTAGCAGTGTCCCACGTTCAGACTCCTTTGGACGAGTTCAACTTTGCCGTGAAGAATCTTGCCGTTGACTTGAGATGTGGCATTCGTTTGGT GCGTGTTATGGAGCTCTTCACGCTAGACTGGACTTTGTCTAGAAAGCTCCGGATACCCGCCATTAGTCGTCTTCAGAAAGTGCACAACGTCGACGTTGCCCTACAGGTGCTGAAAGACAAAGGGGTTGATCTTCGCGATGAACATG GAGCAACTATTGACTCCAGAGACATTGTGGACGGACACAGGGAAAAGACCCTTAACCTCCTGTGGAAAATCATCTTTACATTCCAG GTGGAAGTGTTACTTGATGAGAGCCAGCTTAAAGAGGAAATCAGTTTTCTCCGGAAAACCTGGAGAACAAAACAGAAGTTGGCCTCATTAATCGCTAACAAAGGAGCCGTAGTGACGAAAATGAAGGCGACGCAAGCGTTCGAACATCACAGCCAGAAAGTAACGCTGCTTCTCGACTGGGTCAATGCTGTGTGCGAGTTTTACAATTTAAAG GCTGAGAACTTCACAGTGTCCTTCTCGGATGGTCGTGTGCTTTGCTACCTGATCCATCATTATCATCCTGGCTATCTACCTGTTGAAAACATTCAACACAAAACAACACAGACCATAGAGTGTGGTCAGCGCGGCAGAGTCGAGCTCAATAACTCCTCCAGCGAATCAGACTGCTCCTTTGATACCATGCCATCGATGCAAG AATCCGCATCGGTGGACTTTAAAGAGTTGCTTGAGAATGAAAAAAGTAACTTTCAGTTGGTGAATACGGCTGTGTCTTATCTCGGAGGAGTTCCTGCCATGATTAATCCGGAGGACATGTCCAACACGATCCCGAATGAAAAg GTGGTCACCTGTTACCTGTCCTTTCTTTGTGCTCGTCTTTTGGATCTCCGTAACGAAACGAGAGCAGCGCGAGTCATCCAGGGCGCATGGCGGAGATACAAGCTACAGAAGGACATTGAGCTTAATAGG CAAAAGAACCTAGCTGCTACAAAAATCCAGACGCTCGTTCGGAGCTTCATTATGAAAAGGCGCCTAATCCGACAGAATAAGGCAGCCATCGTCATCCAGGCGTTCTGGAGAAGACACGCAGCACAGGAAATGCTGAGAGTGCTAAAACAAGAAAGAGAGTTTGCTCTTCAAAATGCTGCTGCAACTTTAATTCAG AAAAAGTACAAAGCTTGGAGAATTCAAGctctcatcaagaaaaaccaTGCTGCCTCTCTGATCCAAGCAACTTTTCGAAAGTGGCATGCCAAAAAGGTTATGGAAAGAAGCTCTGCAGCCTTACGAATTCAAACATGGTACAGAATGCAGCGTTGTACTAAACAATACATGGAGATGAAAAGAAAAACCATCTGTATTCAAGCATGGTTGAGAGGCCACCATCAAAGATGCAAGTTTCAGACTTTAAAGAAAAGGCACCGTGCATCAATTGTTATTCAGAGTGCATTCAGGGCTTACCTGGTCAGGCGACAAATATCTAAAATGGAGCAAAAGGCAGTCTTGATTCAGAGGTGGTTCCGAGCTTGCATGCTAAGGAAAGCCGAGCGGAAGAGGTATTTGGAGGTAAAATCGGCCGTTCTTACTGTGCAAGCAGCTTTCCGTGGATGGCATGTGCGCAGAACAGTCGCTCAACGAAATCAAGCTGCACTTCTGATTCAAACTGCTTTCAGAAGGTTTTCGGCTCGGAAGAACTTTATGCTTTTGAAAAGATCAGCCATGGTTCTTCAGCAGAGATACAGAGCTAAAATGGTGGGAAACAAGTTGAGACTGGAATATAAGGCTCTTAAAGTCGCTTCAGTGACCATTCAGGCAGCATGGCGAGGAAGAGCTGCGAGAAGAAAGCTGTATCACCTCAACAGGTGTGCTGAAATTATTCAGTCACACTATCGTCGATATGTGGCACAGACCCAGTTTATGGAGATGAAACGTGCTGCTGTTGTCATTCAAAGAAGATATAGAGCATTCAGAGAGGGAAAGAAAATATACGCTGAATACAATGAAATGAAAAGAGCAGCCGTTGTGCTTCAGAGTGCTTATCGTGGCCAAAAAGCAAGACAAGAGATTCAGAAAAGAAACCAAGCAGCCATTTTGATTCAGTCAGTGATCAGAGCTTACATTTGCCGCAGGACATTTTTAGCTCGAAAACATGCTGCAGTTGTCGTTCAGCAACGCTATCGGGCATTTGCACTTGGACAATCCCATAGAGTCCGCTACTTACAATTGAAGCAGGCAACCATAAAGCTACAGGCTTTATATCGTGGCTTCAAAATCAGGCAAAACCTGAAAAGAGAAAATCAAGCTGCTACTATTATCCAAGCTCAGTTCCGAATGCATAAAGTACGGATTTTCTTTCTTGCCGCAAAGTTTGCAGCTATCATTATACAGCAGCGATACAGGGCTTTCAAAGCTGGCAAATCCATGCGAGACAGCTACTCGCAGATGAAAAATGCTGCTGTGGTTATTCAGTCCGCATTCAGGGGAATGAAAGTCCGCAAATGTTTGCGAGAAATGCACCAAGCTGCGACAGTGATTCAGGCGCATTTCCATGGACATGTGCAACTCAAACTGTACCAGAAACAGCGGTGGGCTGCATCAGTTTTTCAGCAACGATTCAGAGCTTACAAAACGGGCAAATCCATACGAGATAGCTACTTGAAGATGCAAAATGCTGCCGTGGTCATTCAGTCAGCATTCAGGGGAATGAAAGTACGCAAACATTTGCGAGAAATGCACCAAGCTGCGACAGTGATTCAGGCACATTTCCGTGGACATTTGCAACTCATACAGTACCAGAAACAACAGTGGGCAGCATCAGTTTTACAGCAGCAATACAGAGCTTACAAAACTGGCAAATCCATGCGAGACAGCTACTCGCAGATGAAAAATGCTGCTGTGGTTATTCAGTCAGCATTCAGGAGAATGAATGACCGCAGACGTTTGCGAGAAATGCAGCAAGCTGCGACCGTGATTCAGGCGCATTTCCGTGGACTTTTGCAACTCAAACAGTACCAGAAGCAACAGTGGGCTGCATCAGTTTTACAGCAGAGATACAGAGCTTACAAAACTGGCAAATCCATGCAAGATAGCTACTTGCGGATGAAAAATGCTGCTGTTGTTATTCAGTCAGCATTCATGGGAATGAAAGTTCGCAAACGTTTGCGAGAAATGCACCAAGCTGCAACAGTGATTCAGGCGCATTTCCGTGGACATTTGCAACTCATACAGTACCAGAAGCAACAGTGGGCTGCATCAGTTTTACAGCAACGATTCAGAGCTTACAAAACTGGCAAATCCATGCGATATAGCTACTTGCGGATGAAAAATGCTGCTGTTGTTATTCAGTCAGCATTCATGGGAATGAAAGTTCGCAAACGTTTGCGAGAAATGCACCAAGCTGCAACAGTGATTCAGGCGCATTTCCGCGGATATTTGCAACTGAAACAGTACCAGAAGCAACAGTGGGCTGCATCAGTTTTACAACAGCGATTCAGAGCGATCGTAGCAAAAAATGCTACCCTGAAGCAGTATGTAGCTCTGAAAACATCTGCCCTACGGATCCAATCAGCTTTCCGTGGAATGATGGTCAGAAAGCAAATTGCAGAAAAACACAAATCTGCTGTAATTATCCAGAAGACATACAGAATGTACAAGCAACGCCTTGATTACCTTTCCCTTAGAAATGCCACTATGTGTATTCAGCAACAGTACAGAGCGATTTTAAGTGCAAGGCAACAGCGTAAAGCTTACTGCTCCTTGCGAACAGCTGCCATCACTTTGCAGTCCGTATACCGAGGGATGAGAACAAGAAAAGAGATCCACAAAAGACACGAAGCAGCCACTGTGATTCAGGCATCATACAGAATGTACAGGACCAGAGTGCCATTCCAAGCCATGAGACTGGCAGCAATTGTCATACAGCGACAATACAGGTGCCATCTACTGCGAAAAGAGGCACGGGAGAACTTTTTGAGGCTGCGGCACAGTGCAACAGCAATTCAGGCCATTTACAGGGGAAATTGTACACGTCGTAATATTGCCAAAATGCATGCTGCTGCCACAATCATTCAAAGGAAGTTCCTTGCCTACAAAGCAAGGCAGAGCTTTTTGTCCATCCAAGCAGCTGTTCAATTCTGTCAACGACACTATCGATCAGTTTTGGCTGCAAGGAGAGATCGGAAAGATTATCTTGTTAAACGCCATGCTGTTCTTGTAATTCAATCAGGTTTCAGAGGATTGCAGGTCCGCCAGCAGATCCGCAGAGAGCATGCAGCTGCAACAATCATTCAGTCCCATGTAAGAAAGTGCATTTTCAAGTTACGCTTCCAAAGACTTCGATGGGCAGTCAATACTATTCAACAACGTTTCAGAGCTATTAAAATTATGAGGCAAGAGATGGCAGTACTAAAAGAAAAGAAGAATGCTGCTGTGATTATTCAGTCAGCATTCAGGGGAATGAAAGTCCGCAACCATTTGCAAGAAATGCACCAAGCTGCGACCGTGATTCAGGCACATTTACGTGGTCATTTACAACTCAAACGGTACCAGAAACAACAGTGGGCTGCATCAATTTTACAGAAGCGATACAGAGCGATCGTAACAAAAAGGCAAGAGATTGCAGcactgaaagaaaaaaagaatgcTGCTGTTATTCTGCAAGCTGCGTATCGTGGCATGAAATCCAGACAGACTTTGAAGCAAATGCATCAGGCTGCCACCATCATACAAAAAACTTTCAGAGCTTGCAGTGCTCGTAAGCGGTATTTAGCCATGAAATATGCTGCCATTGCCATTCAACAAAGATTCCGTGCTGCAAATGCGGCAAAAATGCAGAGAAAGCATTTTCTTGAAATGCGTCAAGCTGCCCTTGTTGTTCAAGCATGCTTTAGAGGCCATAAAGTTAGGAGGACACTTCTACGTCAGCATCAGGCAGCTATTTTGATTCAGTCATACTTTAGGAGACACAGAGAGATGGCCAAGTTCCAGGCCATGAGATTGTCTGCAATCATTATCCAGAGCCATTACAGGTCTCACATTCAGACTAAAGCAGATCGGGAAAGCTTTTTATGTTTGCGAAAATCTGCCATAGTCATTCAGGCAACTTTTAGAGGGCACTCTGTCAGGAGGCAGTTAGCAGAAAAGCAAAAGGCAATCATCATTATACAGGCTGTGTACAGAATGCATCAGCAaagaaatgcatttaagagaCAGCAGTGGGCAGCAAGGGTTCTTCAGCAGCGGTTCAGATCTTTAAAGCTCCGAGATGAGCAAGTGCAGAGATACCAGCAGGCTAAGAAGGCTGCAGTATGCCTGCAACAGGCCTTCAGAGGCATGAAAGCAAGAAAACTAGCCAGGCGGACGAATGCTGCCAGAACCATCCAGTCCTACTTAAGGATGCATCTACAACGACAACAGTTTTTGAAAGAAAAAGCTGCAGCAATTGTAATTCAGTCTGCCTACAGAGGCTACTGCACTAGAGTTCAACATGCTAAGATGCAAGAAAGTGCAATGCTAATACAAAAGTGGTATAGATCACAAAAACTGGTCCAGGAAGAGCGAAATGGCTTCTTGGCTCTTAAGCATGCCACACTAACGTTGCAGTCTGCCCTGCGTGGAATGCTGGCGAGGAGGCTTGCTAAGAGAAAGCAGGCCGCAATCAAGATCCAGTCTGTGTTGCGTATGCAAATATATCGCAAACGCTATGTGGTGCTCCGCTCAAGTGTTGTAAAGTTGCAAGCCCAATACAGAATGTTGGCCGCCCAAAGAAGATACCGCAGATTGCAGGCTGCAGCTGTTACTCTCCAAAAGCATTACAGAGCTCAGAGGGCAAAAACAGAGCAGAGATGTAGTTACCTGAAGACCCTCCAAAGCATAAAGATCCTTCAGGCCAGAATACGTGGATTGTTTGAATACAGAAGATTTCAACGATTGAGGGCAAGTGCCATGACAATTCAG GCACATTATCGAGGAATGCTTGAGAGACGCAAGTTTCAGCTACTCAAGGAATCTGTATGTGTTATACAGACGCATTACAGGGCCTTCCGACTCTGCCAGAAAGAGCGTGCCCAGTTTCTTCAACTACGTCGGTCTGCTGTTGTTATACAA ACCGCATTTCGGGCTTACCAAACAAGACAACATGCTGTACAAACACAGGCTGCCTGTAAAATTCAAGCATGGTTCCGAGGATGCCTAGCTAGGCGAAACTACACCTTAAAACGGGCCGCTATTGCAACCATTAATCGATGCGTTCAGGCAAGACGCCAACGTTTAAG ATTTCAGGCAGTCCAGCGCAGTGTCCGAATCATTCAGCAAAGATGGAGGGAAACTCTGATCGCCAGGAAACAGCGATCTGGTTTCCTGAAGTTCAGAAAGTCTGTTATATGTATCCAGGCGTTATGGAGGGGTGTGCGAGTTAGAGATTCCATTCAGAAG GAAATCAAAGCAGCGGTGACGATACAATCAGCATTCAGGAGCTTTTCCCAAAGATGTCAATATAAACAGCAGATAGCTGCTGCCGTCACTTTACAGCGGCGTTTCCGAGCCTTGCAGCTAGCCAGAGCTAAAAAGGAAAATCTAAGGAAGCGATGCGACGCTGCTGTCTGTCTTCAGGCTGCGTGTCGTGGCTGGCTCGCAAGACGTCGG ATTAAAGAAGTGGTTGCTGCTGCGAGACGTCACCGCTTCTCCGCTGCTGTTTACCATCATCTCTGTGCAATAAGAATTCAGAGGGCAGTTCGTGCACACTGGACCCTTAAAGCAGCTAAGAGACAGATCTCTGTGGTCCTTTACATCCAG CAATGTTTTAGGGCAAATCTGCAGAGAAAAAGGTATCTCAAAGATAGACGAGACATCATcaagacacagagagcagtGAGAACCTGGTTAAATCGCCGCAACCAAGCTGCTGTCACGATCCAGCATGCTGTCAAGAAGTTCCTTCTGAAGTGTCGGAAGGAGAAACTTCAGCGTGGAATAATAAAGGCGCAG GCGCTCTGGAGAGGACATCGTTCAAGAAAACTTCACGACACAAGCAAAGTCATTTCCATCAGGCGACGTTTCCGAGAAATAAATCGAAACGTGAAGGAAGAGGACAAGCTGTGTAACAAGACCAATACGGCGCTGAGCTACCTGCTCGGATACCAAAATTACGCCTACATTCTTGCAGCCTTAAAACATTTGG AAACCGCCACCAGACTTTCACCAGAGTGCTGTGAACGGCTTGTTGAAAGCGGAGCGACGCGCACCATCTTTATTCTGATAAGGAGCTGTAACAGAAGTGTTCCTTCAATGGAGATCATCACCTTATCCATTCAAGTCCTTCTCAACTTATCCAAA TACCACAGAACCATTGATGCGGTTTATGCTGTGGAGGACTCTGTAGAAACACTGCTGGATCTCCTGCAGATCTACCGGGAGAAGGCTGGAGATAAGGTGGCAGATAAAGGCGGTAGCATCTTTACCAAGGCCTGTTTTCTCTTGGTTTTGTTAGTCCAAGATGAGAGAAGAGCAATG GAGGTGCGAAATCTGCCCAAGACTTCAGATCGTATCCGCAGCATCTGTCGGCTCACGCTTCGAAAATGCAAAATGGACGCTGAGAGAACCAAGGTCAAACAGAAAATGAATGCCTCTCTAAATGGAAGTTTCCTGCCACAAGCTACTCCTCGGAAATCCAAACCAGTAGCCAG GTTTGCTCCAGATTGGGTGCTGAGGCGTGACAAAATGAAGGACATTGTAGATCCTCTCCGTGCCATCCAGACATTGGCGAATGCTCTGTCTATAGTGCCTTAA